A single genomic interval of Arthrobacter globiformis harbors:
- a CDS encoding DUF1697 domain-containing protein, which produces MTSYAVFLRGINVGGITIKMADLKDALKAGPFTGVKTLLASGNVVLVSELEPAAVKKEFETTLRKAFGYDAWVVVLTSDRVSELVAACRYPADDKSTHTYLTLASDTAALDELFAAAEALDGAVEQDRLGPEAMAWLAPAGGTLESPFSKLSAKPKYKASTTTRNLRTMIKVRDAAAALETAAG; this is translated from the coding sequence ATGACCAGCTACGCAGTTTTCCTCCGCGGCATCAACGTGGGCGGCATCACCATCAAGATGGCGGACCTCAAGGACGCCCTGAAGGCAGGACCGTTCACCGGTGTGAAGACGCTGCTGGCCAGCGGCAATGTGGTGTTGGTGAGCGAACTCGAGCCTGCCGCCGTCAAAAAGGAATTCGAGACAACCCTGCGGAAGGCCTTCGGCTACGACGCCTGGGTGGTGGTGCTGACCTCGGACCGCGTGTCGGAACTCGTTGCGGCATGCCGCTATCCGGCCGACGATAAAAGCACGCACACATATCTCACGCTGGCCTCGGACACGGCCGCACTGGATGAGCTGTTCGCCGCTGCGGAAGCCCTGGACGGCGCCGTCGAGCAGGACCGACTGGGTCCCGAGGCAATGGCCTGGCTGGCGCCTGCCGGCGGCACGCTCGAAAGCCCATTCAGCAAACTCTCCGCCAAGCCGAAGTACAAAGCCTCCACCACCACCCGAAACCTCCGCACCATGATCAAGGTCCGGGACGCCGCCGCAGCACTGGAGACGGCAGCCGGCTGA